GAGGGAGGCCCCTTCCCTGGGGCTCTGGGGAGGCACCTGTGAAGACAGACCTGAAGCGAATCCCTGACAGCCCCTGCCCTGCTGTGAGTGGGCCTGACTCCCAAGTCCTGGCCCAGCACCTCCAGCCCCCTCTGGCTTCTCACGTTCCTGCACCATCTGGGCTACACCAGTCATTTCCTTTCCCACACTGGCGCTGCGCAGGCTTTGCTTGGTGACCGGCCCCACCTGACCGGGCAGCTTCTCTGGAGCTGGAGCCTGGGGACCCACACAGGAAATCTCAGCCTCTCCAGCCAACTCTTGCTTCTTCTCCTTTGAGTCCACCCAGAGTCCAGGAGaaggtgtggggagaggggcaaTGGCCACACCCTGAGTCCCATCTAGAAGCTTCTCTGGGCTTGGCACAATGAGGTCCTTGTCCCTCTCACTGCTCCCAGCTCTTGCCTTTTCTCCTGGTGCACCCTGGGGCCCATCGGCAGTCAGGGCTCTGAGCCCAGCCTTCTCAAAGATCTTGGTGATGTGCTCCCTGAAGTCAGGGAAGCCACTGACCGTGCTAGTCTGCTTGGAGCGCGCATGCAGACCACCCGATGTGCCTCTGCTCAGATCCTCGGGGGGTTCTACCATCCTCTCCCCAATGCTCTTTGTCCCCTTTGCTGTCTCACCCGCCATGCCCTCCTCACAGGCAGGGGGTGCTGGAATCTCATAGGGTTTGGCACCTGCTGCTTTCTCCTCCACTAGCATGTGCTCACCCTTGGTCAGAAGTGGCATCCTGTCCAGGTAGGGCATGGAGTCCACAGGTCCCTCAAGAGTGCCAGCTTTGGAGCTTCCACCACTGGCTTGTGCCCCAGTGATTTCCCTACCTGTAGCTGCTGGTTGTGGGAGGGAGGCCGGGAGGCCCAAAGACAGCTTCATGGAGGTGGCATTTTCCAAGGCAAGCAGAGGCGCCTCTGTGGGAGAAGTGCTTTCACCAGGAGCTCTGGGCCCTTGGGAGGAGAGAGCTTTCTCTCCACTGTCTTCTGCCCCTTCCCTGGGAGCAACCTCCACATGCAGGTAAGGAGGGTCAGGAGCAGCGTCTTCTGGTGGCCCAGATAGCAAGAGCCTCTCTGCGCTGGAGACAGCCTGTGCTTCAGGAATCTCTGCCATGCTCCTGTGAATCCCACCCAGCTCTCCGGCTGGTGGCAAGGCATCCTGGCAGCTGGCCGAAGGCTGCTCAGCTTGGCAGGGCTCACCTGGGGCAGAGGTAGAAGTTTCCTCCCCAGGGGAGGGGCATTGCCCAGTATTAAGGAATCCAGCATTCAAAGCAGCTTCTCCTGCGTCCTCTGGAGCTGACTGCATCCCCAGGTCCCCTCTGCCAGCGTTCCCACTGGTCTCAGCAGCTCTGCCTTGCTCCTGGGCTGATGGGAAACTTCCAAGAAGCTCTCGGGCCTCGGCATCCGAGGTGGCGGGCTGCTCCATTTCCTTCCGTGGGGCCAGCACTGGCCGCTGTCTGCCTCCCTGGGTTTCAGCACCTGACTCTCTCTCTGGGGCATCCTGGGTGGTTGTGACGCTGGGGCTGGCGGGTGCTGGAACTGGCGGGCAGTGAGCTGCATCCAGGAGAGCCACGGGCTCAGGCTGCCGAGGCGGAGTCCCCACTGTGTTcgcacttgtcttctctgttttactCAAGCCCTCGAGCAGGCGCCGAGTGTCAGCGGCTTCAGAAGCTCCTCCATCACCGAGACATGCTTCTTCATGCTGGCTGCTGACTTCCAGCGTACCCACCAGCTCTTGTCGGGACTTGCTTGGCCCTTGCCCAGCACAgcaattttcctttctgttcaaGTTACCTGCAAGAGAGGACTCTTCGGAGGTGTCTGCCGCAGGAGGCCCCACCCCGGACGGCCGGCGGTCACTGCGTGCTCCCTCTTGCCCATTCTCCCCTAGGGCAGGCAGCTCTGGGCTTACTGGTGCTGACAACTCCGACTGCTCTGTCGCAGGGCTCTCCAGAACCGAGTCCCTGGCAGCCGATCGTGTAGCATCAGACAGACTGTCTTTGGGGTGCTCCCTCTGTAGCTCCGATCTGGAAGCCTGCTCCTTTTCTCCACAAGTGGGCAAGCACGCATCCTCCTGAGGTGTCACAGGTACGTGGATTTGGGAAGAATCTGTGCCCAGCTTCTTCAAACCTGGATCACCTGGATAAGTCTCTTCCCCATTTTTACACACTCGGGTCTTCTCCCTGAGCATATCAAAGATGGATGCATCTGGGTCTGACTGGGATGGCTGGAGATGATTCTCAGAAGGTACTGAGGGCCTCTCAGGTGCAGCTACTCGTATGCAGCTATCCCCTGGGAAGGACGGGATTCCTTGCTGACTGTGCTCCAGACTGAGCGACGTGAGCCCGCTGTCCATTGCCAAGTCCTCCCCCTCAGGGGGCTGTGGCCCATCAGCCCGGGCTTCCTGTCCAGCTGCATCATGGCCCAGCCCACAAGACCGGTCTGGGGATGCCGGCAAGCCCGCCTCCTCACAGTTGTCAGGTGTCCGCGCAGATGGGTGGCTCATGGCCTTTATTTCAGATCTGCGCTCCACCTCCTGGGCTTTAGGGACAACCTCTGCAGCAGGAGTTGACAGGAAATCTGATTTCTCAGATTCCAAGGCAGGAAGAGAGTCCATTATTCCCAATCCCCCCAGGTCCTGGAGGGTGTGGGGACATTTGGTCTGCAATCTGGGCCCCTCCCAGCCAGCTCCCTCGGGAAGAACATGCTCACCAGctccgtccggccccgggatcAGGATGCGACCGTTCTCATGGAGCTTGGGCAGTGAGTCAGATGCATGGGCCACTGAGCTCCGAGCTGCGCCTTCTGATACAGAGCCcagcctgcctgtgggctgggggccCTCCTCACGGAGTGGCTGTGCTGAGTCTGTGCTGGGAAGGACTTGGCTCTCCACAGTGCCGTTCAGCTTTGAAATCTCATCTTTCTCCACCTCTGGGTCAGGCCTACAGCCAAGGGCCTGGGGTTGCTCTCCCTGTGGGTTTTCAGGATTCGCACTGGGTAGCTCTGGGGCTTCTTCCTGTCCTCTAGGGCTGGCCTCTGGTAGTCCACTTTCCTCATTGACCACAGCTGGGCTTTGGGGGGCCTTGGCTTCACGCTCTGGTCCCAGGGCACTTTCATCTGATGTactggggagaggagggggcaGCACCCCTTGTTGGACTTCGTGGCCTTGCTCCTTAATGGAgagctctcccctctcctcctgggGCAAAGGGGGAGGAACCTCTCTGGGGATCCCTTCTGGATGCACTCCCGCTCTTCCAAGATCTGATGCACACTTCTCCTGTCCCCCCAACTCAGCACCTGCCAGCTCTTCAGCCGGAACTCTAAGAACTGGTATCTCAGCCCCGTGAACCATCTCCCTGGCCAGCCAGCTGGGATTTGCTGCAGCCGCAGAGGCCCAAGTGGCCGGCTGTGGACTGAGGTTTGGAGCTGGACGCACTTCCTCTGCCGGTACATGCGGGGACTGCTCAGCACTCATGAGCAGAACCCCTTCGGGCTGGTCACCTGGTGGTGCGCAGACAGCATTACCGGGCTGGGCTCCCCACCCTCTTGTCTGCGAGGAATGCTGAGCATCACTGGCATCCAGAGTCTCCTTCCTagagcctccagcccctggcgcCAGGGCAGGACGCAGTGACCCCCAGGGCAGCTCTGTGCAGGGTAGATGTGCTCCCATTTGCTGCTGGCAGATTTCCTGGGATGCAGCATTTATGTCCTCTTCTTGGGAAGCCCCTGAATTTTTCCTAGTAGAACCGCAGGGCTTGAGGAAAACCGAGTCATCAGCCAAGTCTTCAGGCATCACCTCCACTTggcatttttctctgtctgaggCTCTTGGGGCTGGATCTTGCAGGATTGGGGTCTCAGTTTTTGTGGGGGACTCCTCCAGGCCAGCTGAGCTCTCCTTGCCTGGGTGGGCTGCAGCAGGGGCCTTGGGGACCACCCCCTGCCCAGACTCTGTGGGGGGAAAGCCACCTGCAGCCTCCTTCCCTGGTGACCCGAAACCACCTGGCTGGCTGACCTCCGCACATGGCTGCTCTTTCAGAGGTGCTGGTGGCCTTCCTGGCTGCTGTTCAAGGTGACTGGAGGAAGCCGCTTTATCAACCTCTTCCTTCATGCCTCCCTCTCTTCCGGCACTAGGCACGATGGTGGCCACACTGCCCCAAGCAGAGCTGTCCTCCTCAGGGACAAAGGCTGCCAGGGCCACCCCTGGGGCTTTGGGGGAAGGTTCCCTCCTGGAATGTTGAACGAGGGGCCAACCTTCAGGTGCTTCTGCCGGGCTTTCCAAGCACCCTTCTGGGGAGCCCTCAGCAAAGGGCATGGTGGCTGAGTGGCACTCCTGCtcccagggggagggagggctgggcagtGGAGAGCTTTCTGGACCCCTGGCTTCCTGGGGGCACTTCCTTGGCTCAGTCACCTCTGGGCACACGGTGCACGGATCCTGGCTGGCAGCCCTCTCAGAAGCGGAGCAGGAGCCTCCACGCCCACACCTGcgaataatgaaaacattttgtttcaTCAGGTCTCAGGGATGTTGAGGACGAGGCCGCATGACAGGCCAGTTCTCTCCAACCCTCTCGCCTTTAACAGCCACAAGACACACCTGCCCATGCACCTCAGTCCTCTCCATGAAGGCTGCCCCTAAGGCCACTCCTCCTATAACCACTACACATGCTCTCGTTATCCCCAAAATCGAAGCAGGGAGCCCCAAATATTCAGTTTGGGGCTTTTCATGTTGGTCAGTACTGAATAGGGAAGTATGGAAACTAATTCATAATCGTCTAAACTGCAGGAACTCCAAAAGTTTTTAGTAAGTAGAGAGTTTGAATTAGTTTAATGTGGGTTACAAAGAGATCTCAAACACTTCTGAGGATGCTTAGATGTTCAGGAAAAAAGCACAAGTGGGTAAAGTCatgcttcaaaataaaaagctattcTTGGTAACTGTTTACTTGACTCCTCACATTCAAAGGTGGTACTGTGAGGGGCATAGCCCCCAAATCAATCTATTTAGCTGTGGAATTTCTGCAAATGACTGATATGTAAAATTCTTGGGAGCTGAATTACCTTTATACCCATATTTGTCTTAACTTGAACATATTTTGCTGGACAATGTGTGAAGAAAAACTATGGCTCAAATTATGGACTTGCTATAGATAACTAACTACCTAGTTATTGTAAACTAGCCTATTACCTGGCATATTTTGACTGTATTTCTAATTccgtaatattttattaaatgcatttctaaactttaaaagtaatacatggcagatacaaaatttagaaaatgtagaaaaaatatcTCCCACATGCTTGCCACTTGAAGCGTTCTGGCGAATAACATTTTTCTCCATGTGATTTTCTATGGgatgtaatttttgttatttttacataGCTGTGATTCTGTATACTTGCTATGATCAAATATCTTTTGCTATCAAGAGAAATTGCTAAAGGCAAAATTAATAGGAGTATGTCTTTCCTAAGGCTTTTACCATGATGTTTAAAAGAAGATTTGTGGAATCTTCTTGTAActgttacatacacacacattcacatgttCATAGACCCACAGTGTCTTGGATATGACCAGAGGAAAGATCCTACCTGTTTCACTACCAAAACTCTAGCTTCCCATGCAAGGTGAcgcatatatatttttagtgaGAGATGCATACAATGGGAAGGTGAAGtacattccttttaaaaatttagaaatccaTGTCATGGAgtgaattgtgtccccctaaaatCCATGTGTTGAAACGCTAGCCCCCAACATGACTGTACGTGGAGAAGGGGCCTTCATGGAGTTAAAGTTTAAAAAGGTCTTAAGAGCGGAGCCCTGATGCAGTAGGACTGGGGTCCTTCCGAGAAGAGGGAGACAGCAGGAGCGGGCTCGCGCGGggaagacacagcaggaaggACCACCTGCAGCCAAGAGGGGCCTCACCAGAAGCCACCTCTTCTGGCTCCGTAACTCGGaattccagcctctagaactattAGGAAATTAATTCTGCTGCTGAAGCCACCCTGTCTGTGGTGCTCGGTCATGGCAGTATGAGCGGACTAATGCAATGGGTATATGCACTTTACATTGAACTTTGCAATATTTTTGAGGTTCCAAATTTTCCAAAGTGAAACGTTGGGACAATGATAATGGATGAATCCACTGGAAGTAATGCTTTTGCACGGATGATCTCCATTAACCCTGAGGAGAGCCAGCCGAGGTGCTATCACGCCATTTCGTAGATGAGAATTCTGAGAACAGGTTAGGCTTGGATTCGGCGGGCGTCTCACTCCATGGGCCATGATCTTCTCACTCACTCTCTGCTGCCTCGGAGAATAAAAGCTTCCAAGGAGGGAGTCCCAAATTCATCTGTTGAAACCTGTTCCCCAGGGTGATGGTATGAGGACGTAGGGgctctgggaggtgattaggtaaTGAGAGTGGAGCCCACATGAATGGAAGTAGTGTCCTTCTAGAAGAGACCCCAGAGGGCTCCCTCACCCCTCTGCCtttgaggacacagtgagaagacggCTGTCTGAAACAGGAAggaggctctcaccagacacggAGTCTGCTGGCCCCTTGATGCTGAGCTTCCCGGCCTCCAAAACTATGAGCAACTGACATCTGTTGCAATAGCCACTCACCCTCTCCTCTTTACCTgaccccactccagcctcttGCCAAGCCCCTCACCTACGAAATGTTCGTGACATCACACAACATCCTGGAAGGAGGTGTGTACGCATCATCACTACACCAGTCATCCGCATTCAAAAAGGAGATTCAATCACAGGAATAACTAGATACCTATTGCAGCTGATTTCTATTGCTGTTATAATAAATTGCCACAGAATTAGTGGCTTTAGACAgtacaaattaattttcttacagttctataGGAAAATGTCTGACACGGCTCTCACTGGGCTGATATCATGGTGTCAGGGGGCTGTGTTCCCTTCTGGAAGCCCTAGGGACCAAGGCGCTTCCTTGCTTTTCCAGAGGCTGCCCACGTCTGTGACTCACAggctcttcctccatcttcaaagccagcagcgcAGAATCTTCCTCCGGTCCATCTTAGATATTTACATCAATTTCAGGGATTAAGAAGAGGACATccttgctgggggctgggggcatcTAAGATGGACCGGAGAGTGAGGCAGCTACTGTCTCAACCAGATTAGCATTTTCAGACCTAAAAGCCGAGCTAATGAGGGCAAAGAAGAGAAACATCAGAGGGTAAGTTAGGTGAATCCCTCCAATCCTCAGATGGTCACGAGGGCAGCCGCACCCACGCAGAGCCCTGGCCCAGCGCTGCTGACCTGGGTGAAAACACCCGGGTGTGGGTAACGCCCTCAGCCTGGCTTCACTAAAGTACGAGGCTCAGAGGGCTCACCAACCACAGGGCTGTTGTCTCCATGGATTGTTCTGGAACTGCACCTCAGCACTCTGCATGTGGCCATTTTCCTTGTAACAAGCACTTTACATTGAACTGTGTCCCACCCATTCACTAGGGGTCACATTGTTTAGTAGTAATGAGATTGATGGTGTGCAGTTCAGAAATGAAGCGCTCCTATTGATGTCTGCTTGCTCAGGAAGCCCAGATCACAGCCTCCTCCAAACCAAGCTGCTTCTAGTCCCCGCCTCTGACTGGGGAGTGTGTGGGTTACCTTCAGGCTGGCTGAAATCACTGTTATATGGGGACAAGATGGCAAATTCACTTGATTTGGGCACCTTGAAAACTTACGGATCTTACCAGGATCAAATTCCCATTGAGTGTGAGGCACACACTCCCCCAAAGTAAGGATCTAGCTTGGTTTATTTAGCACAAGCTGATCACCAGCAATCCTTTTGACTGCCCATCAGAAGCAATTTTTAAAACCAGATTAAAGACACTCACGAGGAGCAGATTTGCCTTAGGGCAGGAAAAATTCTAAGAACTCATCTGTGAGGGCCCTGCCTTAATTGAAACTTACATAATGCCCTTTATACTTTAAGTCTGAGTCAGAATGTGTGGAGGGGGTTCTGCTCAGAATCCGAAGGCTAGCTCTTGTGGGCTGGGCAGTGTGGCCCTCTCACAGGAGGCTTGCAGTTCAAAGGTGGTTGCTGCCTTTAGGTTGAGGTCAGGAGGGCACACAGATTGCAGACCACGGCCCCCAGCATGACAGTGGGAGAAGCACAGTAGGGGGGTTACTGGGGAGCCCAGGTGATTTGCTGCCCCAAAGGTCTGAGCAGACTATGGAGAGGTAGAAAAGGTCCTCCCTACTACCTTAGCTGGACGATCGCATCCACATGGGTTTCTAAGTGCATAGTTTTGAAGACATACCCATGAACAGACTGGGGATGCTTAAAgggagtgagacagggaccatggatgtagtcagagtagggtgagggcctccggagggggcagggcaggatatttgcagtcagagcaatgtaactacatgcaaagaaacccccctactaaaactctgttaaacattgagctctagaatcattcttcagtgagatcagttgatgttccccagataaagaagagtagcacatgttttattatgctaatcatttgtagccatgtgtaagattcactttagcctAGGCCGATGTGCTGTCTTTcgtccttcagatctgatgaagtgattttgcaaactgagcaactaatttagcaagtaagcccaggcataaacaacacagtaaaaggcaagaaggattccaccttaaagataagattgcattttaatacccaagaagttaagatgttagaaattcttaccttactctttagcaaacaattcctcagcccaccttgggggctgggcaggtggccttgtttcatatgctcccagaccaagatgctggtatctcagagagaaatcatcagaggaagttgcttgtgttaattctaaatattcagggaccacttaacaagtccacgcccctaagtttttttcatgttctcaaaaaatcctcaactgcctataaaactcctagacaaagcaccaccacgggctctcttgtcccctcttggcatgagccaggagctctattctctcactttatctctaaataaaagcctgtaccttgctctcttaCCCTGAGTGTTTGTGAAACTCactcttcggcttcgtgaacaagaaccccggcaccaGGAGGAAGGAGGCCGGTTGAGGAGACACCAAGCCTGGACCCCACACTAGCAGGCATTAAGGGGCCCAACACAGCCATAAAGACAGACTGTCAAGATGGGGAGTTGACAgtactgagcatttactaagGGCAGGTGGTGCTAAGTACTTTCCAGTTACGATTGCATGTAATCCACATGGTAGCCTGGCAGAGTGAATGGCCCCCCCATGCACACATCGAGAAATATTTCAGAGAGGTTCAAGCCTGGACCTGGGGTTGCAGAGCTCCAGTTGCAGGGCAAGATCAAGCCCTGTACTGTCCAGCTCcagggccctgcctcctcccttttCCCTGTACTCGCTGCATCAAGGATGGTGCCACAGTCTCTCTTCCCATCCTGTTGGGTCCTTATCATTCTACTCCCAGGATGCAGCCAGAGCAATGAAGGCTTGATCCTGTCACTCTGCGGGCAGACTCTCCAGTGGTTTCGACCAGCTGTGGCCCCAGCTTACATTCCCTGCTCTGTTCCACCCAGAGCTCCCCACCCCTGCAGCTGCCTGGGGGCTGGAGGCCTCCTGCTCCTCCCAGCACATGTCAGACCCAATCATCACTCCTCACAAAGGCTCCCTAGCCTGGCCTTTGGGATCAAATCTCCTTTCCTAGGCCCACCCAGTGATGGCACTGGTCACCGTTGCCATCATGATCAAGGACTGACGACGATTTCCCCCACTGGAATATAATGGAAACTGGGTCTTCGATTTCCCCCACTGGAGTATAATGGAAACTGGGTCTTGTCTATTTTCAATACTGCATCCCCAGTTTTtttacctggcatatagtaaacatTGAACATATGGATGTATGAgtagatggaaggatggatggatggatggccagtgggagggtggatgggtagatggatggatagttggatggatggatggatggatggatggatgcatgcatggatggatggatggatggatggatggatgcatagaTGGATGCATAGATGGCGAAAtgtttgggtgggtgggtggatgtaTGGTTGGTTGGGTGGGTGGATGCACAGATACAACTGAAACCAAATCAAGGATTCTAAATATGTGGGAATGCTCCCAAATCATGGTGGTCTGATTTGAAGATTAGGAAAGTTCTTTTCTTCCATACCATCATAGCATTCTAGTAATTTGTTAGTCAAAACCTcttaatttacagatgaggaaactgaggctcagaaaagacaaAGTATTTTTGCTGAAATGCTTCTGCAAAAGACAGGAGGTTTTGGCAGCATTTCTCAACAACAAGTCCCTGTGTGCACTGGTGGGTCTGATGCGTTAGAGGGTGCACAGCAAGTCtgcaaatgatttattttaataaattagtcTAATTCAAACGACTAGATTTCCACATATAACCTTATCACTGTTACTCATTGCATTCTAATGTGCTTTCTGGAGAAGGAACAGGAAAGCAAGAGGTACAGGGAGATCTGGTGAGAGAACTGCAGCCCCCGGGATGCAACAATCCTAGTACACCAGACACCTGTGGCAGCTGGGGTGCAGGTGAGGGGCCCAGGGGCTGGAGCTGCTCCTCAGCTCCTTGCATTCATGTCATGGCCCACATATTAGGGGGTTTTCTGACACTTCTAAGCCCTTAGAGAAGTAAGATGCTTCTGCACTGTTCTCTACACCCTTGGGGTTGTCTCCCCAGGAGGAAGTGAGACTTCCCTGACTGGTGAGATAGGGAAGGCTGTCCTCTGGGTACAGTTTCCCCATGGTGTGGTTAGATCATGCCAGGTCACTGAGATGAGCTTGCCCACTggggctgccctccccacccttcaTGACATCCTGAGCTGACAGGCAACCTGGCGTGGTGGGGAGGGTTTGGTCAGGCGGCAGTGTGAGGAGTCCCACTTTGACTTCCCCTCCAGTCCAGCCTTGCCATTGATAAAGctgcctttcttctcctttcctgacTTTGGCGACTAGCTGACCATTGATTCAGAATCTGGATGTGATTAATTAGCTCCCTAAACCCTGACAGGATTAGTGTGGTGTTTACCCCACACGTACATTATTTGGTTATTTCCCCCGCACATTACGAAGCTTGTCAAATATTTGAACTGGCCTCTAGGTCAGGCTGTGCAGGTGACCTTTCTTCAGTAGAAGGGAGGCTGAAACCCTGACCAAGAAAAGTAAACTAAATTCCAGGATGTTTTCAGTTCTTCCCCGCATGAAATCAGAATAAATCTAGTTAATTTGAGGACCATGTAGATCTTCACAGTGACATAGCTAAACTGCCAATCACCTGATCAATTCGCTGTCTTTATTCTTGTcgtttgctttgtatttttttctctgtgaatcATAAGTCTGGTAACCAAGGGGCTCTGGGATTATAAATAATCATGATTCAGAGGTTCTCTACTCTCTATGATATACcacttccttgctttctttttcctttttctatgccAGGCTAGGAAGACTGCCTAAGAAGACACTTTTCTCAAGAACTTCATAAATGATCGAGCCAACTATGATAGATCATTCTGGATCAATTATTAACAGCTGAAAAGAATTGCATAGGATATGCACTCCATGTTTATGTTTCTATCAGGAGCTCTTAAATACCGAATTCTATGTTTCTCATAATATGATTGCTACACGTGCAAGAAAGAAGCTTGCCTGGTCTCTATGTAACGTGGGAAGTACGAGATGAAGCCTGGTTAAACAAGCTTCTTCACTGCAGAACTTCTCAGTGCCTTTGAGACACCGTCATGCAATGTGAGTCAACCAGAAGACATGTCATGGTATTGCCCACACTTGCCATTCCCCAGAAACCTTCCTCCGCCCCTTTACTTGGTAGAGCATTTAATGGGGCTAATGTCCCCCAGAACACAGAGTGGAAAGCACAGCCCCAGTGAAAGAGAGATTTGGTAAGGACATCTCAGGTGCCCTTTAGAGGACAGTTCTCAAAACA
The genomic region above belongs to Manis javanica isolate MJ-LG chromosome 7, MJ_LKY, whole genome shotgun sequence and contains:
- the TACC2 gene encoding transforming acidic coiled-coil-containing protein 2 isoform X8, which encodes MLTGYWRTSSAQSPESVQPPGNSQNIRRKPEEKSGSSGHGDVPRCGRGGSCSASERAASQDPCTVCPEVTEPRKCPQEARGPESSPLPSPPSPWEQECHSATMPFAEGSPEGCLESPAEAPEGWPLVQHSRREPSPKAPGVALAAFVPEEDSSAWGSVATIVPSAGREGGMKEEVDKAASSSHLEQQPGRPPAPLKEQPCAEVSQPGGFGSPGKEAAGGFPPTESGQGVVPKAPAAAHPGKESSAGLEESPTKTETPILQDPAPRASDREKCQVEVMPEDLADDSVFLKPCGSTRKNSGASQEEDINAASQEICQQQMGAHLPCTELPWGSLRPALAPGAGGSRKETLDASDAQHSSQTRGWGAQPGNAVCAPPGDQPEGVLLMSAEQSPHVPAEEVRPAPNLSPQPATWASAAAANPSWLAREMVHGAEIPVLRVPAEELAGAELGGQEKCASDLGRAGVHPEGIPREVPPPLPQEERGELSIKEQGHEVQQGVLPPPLPSTSDESALGPEREAKAPQSPAVVNEESGLPEASPRGQEEAPELPSANPENPQGEQPQALGCRPDPEVEKDEISKLNGTVESQVLPSTDSAQPLREEGPQPTGRLGSVSEGAARSSVAHASDSLPKLHENGRILIPGPDGAGEHVLPEGAGWEGPRLQTKCPHTLQDLGGLGIMDSLPALESEKSDFLSTPAAEVVPKAQEVERRSEIKAMSHPSARTPDNCEEAGLPASPDRSCGLGHDAAGQEARADGPQPPEGEDLAMDSGLTSLSLEHSQQGIPSFPGDSCIRVAAPERPSVPSENHLQPSQSDPDASIFDMLREKTRVCKNGEETYPGDPGLKKLGTDSSQIHVPVTPQEDACLPTCGEKEQASRSELQREHPKDSLSDATRSAARDSVLESPATEQSELSAPVSPELPALGENGQEGARSDRRPSGVGPPAADTSEESSLAGNLNRKENCCAGQGPSKSRQELVGTLEVSSQHEEACLGDGGASEAADTRRLLEGLSKTEKTSANTVGTPPRQPEPVALLDAAHCPPVPAPASPSVTTTQDAPERESGAETQGGRQRPVLAPRKEMEQPATSDAEARELLGSFPSAQEQGRAAETSGNAGRGDLGMQSAPEDAGEAALNAGFLNTGQCPSPGEETSTSAPGEPCQAEQPSASCQDALPPAGELGGIHRSMAEIPEAQAVSSAERLLLSGPPEDAAPDPPYLHVEVAPREGAEDSGEKALSSQGPRAPGESTSPTEAPLLALENATSMKLSLGLPASLPQPAATGREITGAQASGGSSKAGTLEGPVDSMPYLDRMPLLTKGEHMLVEEKAAGAKPYEIPAPPACEEGMAGETAKGTKSIGERMVEPPEDLSRGTSGGLHARSKQTSTVSGFPDFREHITKIFEKAGLRALTADGPQGAPGEKARAGSSERDKDLIVPSPEKLLDGTQGVAIAPLPTPSPGLWVDSKEKKQELAGEAEISCVGPQAPAPEKLPGQVGPVTKQSLRSASVGKEMTGVAQMVQEREKPEGAGGAGPGLGSQAHSQQGRGCQGFASGLSSQVPPQSPREGASLQGDRVPPGKQQQETSTLSCQPGEDGAWGFAQAEALGGVSVCTSALGTSSPLGDVPIVAEAFSEPWTPDTLGGEKRHGGAARISDTPDARGGQSAPEPQAGAVAGAPLQPSPAAGAAGEAEGDVTLSTAETRAHVSGDLPETGTTRMLSGMAWPSVLPGSSGVPGCSEGAPRMEDEAARHGDSSAGLQQAEEQREPELPGPAGNRKVAVSSPPEPDESRDLELHSLAPEAPHGERYFQGKSPGPGPCTLPSVPEKDAPNVTGDVISDEARAVGDAERSVKSSSIADGVIQPAVLGDLENPPLAASSHHGDVISQVSTDLTARSISPAAAHVDLVLPASEHASLPFAPDGDGVEASAPSFQSLTEDVSRSSDSEEAFETPESTTPVKAPPAPPPPPPEVIPEPEISTQPPLEEPGCASESVCVPDGPRSSSVEGSPFHPPPHSSSAVFDEDKPIASSGTYNLDFDNIELVDDFQASEPRSSDSKSQDCKVNARRKSTDSVPTSKSTLSRSLSLQAGDFDGASCTGGTEAGVPAPDAYSSGSGSAASTLKRTKKPRPPSLKKKQTTKKPSETPPVKETQPEPAGESPVPSEENQVAETKTESTKTEGSGPALSEEAPLEPTAVPKAACAPDSESAEAAVPPASGGGRVQNSPPSGRKALPLATAPEAVEVTPLESGGQEDSPAKGLSVRLEFDYSEDKGSWDTQQENPPPTKKIGKKPVAKMPLRRPKMKKTPEKLDNSPASPTRSPAEPNDIPIAKGTYTFDIDKWDDPNFNPFSSTSKMQESPKLPQQSYTFGPDTCDESIDPFKTSSKTPSSPSKSPASFEIPASAIEANGVDGDGLNKPAKKKKTPLKTMVEDVMSVCSLFDTFRVKKSPKRSPLSDPPSQDPTPAVTPETPPVISTVVHATDEEKLAVTSQKWTCMTVDLEADKQDYPQPSDLSTFVNETKFNSPTEGKQLSQPDPHPASETTAPREQKARKETSKPDLGYRNSYEIEYMEKIGSSLPQDDDTPKKQALYLMFDTSQESPGQSPPVRMSESPTPCSGSSFEETEALVNTGAKIQHPVSRGLAPNQEPHLQVPEKSSQKELEAMALGTASDAIEITAPEGSFASADTLLSRLAHPASLCGALDYLEPDLAEKNPPVFAQKLQEELEFAIMRIEALKLARQIALASRIRQDTKREAAHPTDVSISKTALYSRIGTAEVETPTGLLFQQPNLDATLQMARAEIITKEREVSEWKDKYEESRREVMEMRKIVAEYEKTIAQMIEDEQREKSVSHQTVQQLVLEKEQALADLNSVEKSLADLFRRYEKMKEVLEGFRKNEEVLKKCAQEYLSRVKKEEQRYQALKVHAEEKLDRANAEIAQVRGKAQQEQAAYQASLRKEQLRVDALERTLEQKNKEIEELTKICDELIAKMGKS